A section of the Aigarchaeota archaeon genome encodes:
- a CDS encoding glucose-1-phosphate thymidylyltransferase, whose product MKGLLLAGGYGTRLRPLTFTGNKHLLPVANKPILFYGLENLARVGIKEVGIILGPIKEGIVEAVGDGTKFDLKVTYIHQPEPLGIAHAIMISEEFLRDEPFVVYLGDNLLKHGIESFIKLFNEKQSDAVIGVTPTKEPQRFGVVEMENGKVVRLVEKPKQPKSNLALVGVYVFNDSIFEACKRIKPSWRGELEITDAIQTLINMNKKVDVNFVEGWWKDTGKPEDLLEANQLVLQELEPYNKGILEDGAIITGNVVIEEGTVIHKDSTIRGPVIIGRNCEIGPNVYIGPYTSIGDGTKIVSAEIENSIIMNNVLIECNRRIVDSIIGNYSIIIEHEKNRPKGFKFILGERTFASI is encoded by the coding sequence ATGAAGGGCCTACTCTTAGCGGGAGGGTACGGAACTAGGCTGAGGCCGCTTACTTTTACTGGCAATAAGCATCTTCTTCCTGTCGCTAATAAACCCATACTCTTCTACGGACTTGAGAACTTGGCAAGAGTTGGCATAAAAGAAGTAGGGATAATACTTGGGCCAATAAAAGAAGGTATTGTAGAGGCCGTGGGTGATGGAACGAAGTTTGATCTAAAAGTTACATACATACATCAACCAGAGCCCCTAGGTATAGCCCACGCTATAATGATATCTGAAGAGTTTCTCCGCGACGAACCTTTTGTCGTATATCTTGGTGATAACTTGCTTAAACATGGGATTGAATCTTTCATAAAACTTTTTAATGAAAAGCAGAGTGATGCAGTAATAGGTGTGACACCCACAAAGGAACCACAAAGATTCGGCGTTGTGGAAATGGAAAATGGGAAGGTTGTCAGACTTGTAGAAAAACCAAAACAACCGAAAAGCAATCTTGCACTAGTTGGGGTTTACGTTTTTAATGATTCCATATTTGAGGCATGCAAGAGAATTAAACCATCTTGGAGGGGCGAGTTAGAAATAACAGATGCCATACAGACGCTCATTAACATGAACAAAAAGGTAGACGTCAATTTCGTTGAAGGATGGTGGAAGGATACAGGTAAACCGGAGGACTTACTTGAGGCCAATCAACTAGTTCTTCAAGAACTCGAGCCTTACAACAAAGGAATTTTAGAAGACGGGGCGATAATAACGGGCAACGTTGTCATCGAAGAAGGGACTGTAATACATAAAGACAGCACTATAAGGGGGCCTGTAATAATAGGCCGTAATTGTGAGATAGGGCCTAACGTTTACATAGGTCCTTACACGTCCATAGGTGATGGGACGAAAATAGTCAGCGCAGAAATAGAAAATAGCATAATAATGAACAACGTCCTTATAGAATGCAACAGGAGGATAGTTGATAGTATAATCGGCAATTACAGCATCATAATAGAGCATGAAAAGAATAGGCCGAAAGGTTTTAAATTCATCCTCGGAGAAAGGACGTTCGCCAGCATATAG